In Gossypium hirsutum isolate 1008001.06 chromosome D01, Gossypium_hirsutum_v2.1, whole genome shotgun sequence, the genomic window ACCTATTGCCTTACAAAAAAGATTGCCTAGGCGCACCCAAATGAGGTTCACTCAAAAAGGTCTAAGGCGCTTTTGTTGTCTAGTGCCAAGGCGCAAGCACACCTAGGCACATGCCTAGACAACACTAACAAAACAATGCAAAATAGATTTCTTAATGGCCAGGAAGGTTGCAATTAATCAACACCTAAAGAAAGAACAGTTCACACCAGAGTGCCGTATTCAAAGTCTTCATGAAACTTTACCTAATCATCAACACCTTGAGGATCATGTAAAGCCCACAGACACGAAAGACAAACTTTTAGGACGGACCATATTTTACTTTCTTGTGTGATACATACAACATTCTAGATGGTCAAGACTCATTCATGGCTATGATGAGTAAACTGCTCAAAACAAGTACTTCGCTAAACAGTTAGTCGCATTAAATGCAAAAGATGACCAGCCTCTCTTAGACACCTTCCAGTGAGTATTtttctcctaattaatatttccaTTAGGTGACCAAGCAACCTCTCTTAGACATCTTCCATAACTAGTAATATGCTAGAACAGAGCATCTCCAAACATAGGACAGCGACAAAAAAACTCATAAACTCTCTAGCAAGTCACCTCTGAAAGAAAAACATGGGGAGAAACTTATCCTATATCAGTCTAGCAATATAATATACTAGACATTTCTGAGCAAACCTTAATATACTCTCAGGCTTACAGCTTGACTAGAAAAATGAATGATGGAAATGGCAACATAACACCATAAGTGAATAGTTCCAATATAAATAGATGGCTCAAGAACTACTATGAACAATGATATAAGATGCTATGTCGATTACGTTGTTAGTCTTACATCCAAGGAAAGTGCTAATCATATGCAATACCAATGGAACATTAAATGACCTCCCATTTATGCAGATGTCATTTATCGAAATTTATCATGGCAATTTGAATTGTAATTTACAAATACCACATGACTAATGGAAACAATGTATCCATAAAGGAGAGAGGGTGTCAGGGAACTCAAAGCGATATGTCAAAAAAAAACCAGTACAATTATGATTACAAATAATCATATCACGTTCTGCAAACTTCTGAAATAAACATTCTCCATCAGCTGTAAACATCACACATACCCCAAGCAGTAAGATTAAAAAAGACTAGCTGTTCAAGATAATTGTAGTTAGAAACAAGTAAAACAACAAATTATCCTCAACAAATCACCGAGTCCAGCAATGATTAACGGAAAAACAAACCCTATAAAATACCTAAACAAATATGTCCATTGCTATAAATGTGAGGATGTAATGGCGCAGGAGGAATGAAAATCACCTGCTCAATCAACAAAAGAATACCACGATCTCCATTCATAAATCTTCAATTCCACTGTTTACTCAGAACAAAacaataaggaaatggaaagtaAATGAGGTACCTGGGGTGCCTCCATAGGATAATGCTCAGGAAAATCAACCTGAAGCTGATAAGTTTCGTTAGCATAAAGCGTTCCAGGGGCTCCGTTGACTTCGATTATCCATCTTtccatcaaaaataaaaatccaaaaatttacaGACTAAAATCCCTCGATTAACAGAACTATCCAgaaaaagttaattaaaatagcaaacaaaaaggaaaaaaacctTTGGAGATTATCAGTGACTTTATGCTTGAATCCAGTGGGTGGATTAACTTGCCATTCCACTAATTCTTTCTGGAGTCTATTACATGCGATCTTGCTTAAAGCCTACGAAAAGCATACTCCAaacaaaaagagtaaaaaaaaagagtcaaacaaatagagaaacaaaaaagaaaataaatcaaacaaattgGCGGACGCAACCTCAACTAGGGCAAATAGATAACATAAAAATTCTTTTAGAAAAAATATAGAAACCTTGCGTGAATGAGCTGAGGAGCTAGTCATGGCTTCTGCGCGAGCGAGctagagaaaaatgaaaaaggatggtgcCATCTGCTGTAATTTATAGACTAGGCTGTAAATGTCAATTACTATTGCTCGAGAATTTTGGAGAAAAATGTCAGTAAATCGAACGAGCCAGAAAAATGTCACAAAATGAGTCGTAAATCGGTCGATCAACGTGGCATGGAGAGGATTGGGTGCTACACTGGATTGCAACTtatatttattaaagaaaaacACGAATATGTGGAATATTCGATATTACCATAATTAATTCTAGTTGATAAGtttcttttataatattaaatcaatattataataaattaattaaaacttatcACATATTGTTTTTTACTGTTTTCAAATCTACTTATTGGCATACGAAAATTCTTAATCCTTCCTTTccaaatttgaatttgaaattttatatttagatAAGGTATATATTATGGATAAATTAGTTGAGATTCAATATCACATCTCAAAAATCGGATTAGTAGAAATGAACATTAGATTGTGGGTTCGAGAAAAAAATCGAGTTTTGTGTCATAagaattaaaatagaataaaataaataattagttaataataattaaattaaataataatgatatcaATAATTGGGGCATTAGTAAAAATTAATAGAGACTAATTTGGAATAATGGTTACAGTAGaggttaaatgtgtaaattaagACTAATTATTAAAAAGAAAGTTATTAGAACAAGAGAGAAATAGGAGAGGATTTAGAGGGAAAtagtccaatttttttttttaaaaaaagcatcttttatattttcttggCATCCAAACACTCTCTATTCTTTCAATTTTGTAAGAAAATCActctttcttttctaatttctCACCTAAACTTAACTCGTTTTTGCTCAATGGCGCAAATTCGTGGACTTTTCAAATTAAAGGTAAATCTATTGTTAtcttatgtattaaatttttatcaggtgtttttaatttgaattttcatagatctattttaaatatttatgattttaaagatatattttgcataaaaatgGTGAATCTCATATTAAAAAGCTAAGAgatgtttttaaaatgattttagtatattttaaCGAGATTAAGAGGTTtacaaattcaatttatcaaaaatctTTAAGTAATTGTATAAATTAAATGGTTTTCTTTTGAGAATGAGGATGAACGGTGGTTTTTCGAGAAAAATAGTGTCTAGTAAAATTGAGTTGAATTGTCGGCCTAGATCTATAATTAGGTACAAGTTAGGGGGTTAGGAGGTagaaattaaggatttaattaagttaaaaagaataaattaagcaAAATAGATTGTACAAAATAAACCGAATAAGTATGTATGACTGGAGAGCCGTTGTATGAACACAAAGAGATAAATTAGATTAtttttgaatgcttagtaatatgtatatttttgtgCGAAGCTGAAAACATTG contains:
- the LOC107934253 gene encoding probable ubiquitin-conjugating enzyme E2 18, whose translation is MTSSSAHSRKALSKIACNRLQKELVEWQVNPPTGFKHKVTDNLQRWIIEVNGAPGTLYANETYQLQVDFPEHYPMEAPQVIFIPPAPLHPHIYSNGHICLDILYDSWSPAMTVSSICISILSMLSSSTAKQRPADNDRYVKNCRNGRSPKETRWWFHDDKV